The Candida dubliniensis CD36 chromosome 2, complete sequence genome contains a region encoding:
- a CDS encoding eIF-2B GDP-GTP exchange factor subunit beta, putative (Similar to S. cerevisiae GCD7;~In S. cerevisiae: beta subunit of the translation initiation factor eIF2B, the guanine-nucleotide exchange factor for eIF2; activity subsequently regulated by phosphorylated eIF2; first identified as a negative regulator of GCN4 expression.): protein MSKLLTPEILALIDPVVSSLKRHQLVDDKEIALTIAQLLMKVISAARWSNTYDLIELIRQVGVIFNEAYPRKVIPGNIVRRVLALIRDETETDAETEQTDNIPMMSSMFSLLATHNKNETIKEQTQSQSKKQTSDMRAIIIQGIRDLVDEISNVNDGIETMAIDLIHDDEILLTPTPNSETVQHFLIKARLKRKFTVVVTENYPNDIKAAHKFVKTLAEHNIETILIPDTTIYAVMSRVGKVIIGTNAVFANGGCLSNSGVANVVECAKEHRTPVFAVAGLFKLSPLYPFTRNDLIEVGNSGKVLNYDDFKLVQNVDVVTNPLEDYIPPHHIDIFMTNIGGFSPSFIYRIVLDNYKAEDNKLE from the coding sequence ATGTCGAAATTACTTACTCCGGAAATACTAGCGCTCATAGACCCAGTGGTGTCTAGTTTGAAACGTCATCAACTTGTGGATGACAAAGAGATTGCATTAACAATTGCCcagttgttgatgaaagTTATATCAGCAGCAAGATGGTCAAATACatatgatttaattgagtTGATAAGACAAGTTGGTGTTATATTCAATGAAGCATACCCTAGAAAAGTCATCCCGGGGAATATTGTGAGAAGAGTATTGGCTTTAATACGTGATGAAACTGAAACTGATGCAGAAACTGAACAAACAGATAACATCCCAATGATGAGTTCTATGTTTAGTTTATTGGCAACACataacaaaaatgaaactaTAAAGGAACAAACACAATCACAActgaaaaaacaaacaagtGATATGAGAGCCATAATCATACAAGGAATCAGAGATTTAGTTGATGAAATTTCTAATGTTAATGATGGGATTGAAACTATGgcaattgatttgattcatgatgatgaaatattattgaCTCCAACTCCTAATTCAGAAACAGTACAACATTTTTTAATCAAAGCaagattgaaaagaaaattcaCTGTAGTTGTCACTGAAAACTATCCAAATGACATCAAGGCCGCCCACAAATTTGTCAAGACACTAGCTGAACATAATATCGAAACAATTTTGATCCCCGATACAACAATTTATGCAGTGATGTCAAGAGTCGGGAAAGTTATAATAGGCACCAATGCAGTATTTGCCAATGGTGGTTGTTTGTCGAATTCAGGAGTTGCTAATGTGGTTGAATGTGCCAAAGAACATAGAACACCTGTGTTTGCTGTGGCAGGGTTATTCAAATTGTCTCCATTGTATCCATTTACAAGAAACGATTTGATCGAAGTAGGAAATTCTGGGAAAGTTTTGaattatgatgattttaAGTTAGTACaaaatgttgatgttgtgaCTAATCCATTGGAGGATTATATACCTCCTCATCATATTGACATTTTTATGACTAATATTGGTGGGTTTTCTCCATCATTTATCTATAGAATTGTTTTGGATAATTATAAAGCTGAAGACAATAAGCTTGAATAA